From one Grus americana isolate bGruAme1 chromosome 32, bGruAme1.mat, whole genome shotgun sequence genomic stretch:
- the DHX16 gene encoding pre-mRNA-splicing factor ATP-dependent RNA helicase DHX16, with protein MAAAAAAALERWVSGELQALLGLSGRHVPAFLVALARRSRSVEELLERLRETEALRVEEPRVRAFARELWEKVPRDAPREPPGRAAERAALELQRRSQGYRLVDSDEEGPGPAPSSAPSHGSAPSADDASRRRRRHLRRRRSESPEASSPSPTSLPAPEPPEEPEAEWEASERERLRDLEERDAFAERLRRRDRDRTRTVLARPDAKAYEEAQKRLKVAEEDQKTMVPELRKKSRREYLAKRERDKLEELEAEIADEEYLFGEEALTGAERRELEYKRRVRDLAREYKRAGEKEKLEKSNRYYIPEETRGKKIPEREETTGGEEERMAPRDEQRRWEEERIGAASLRFGARDAARRQPPKDYDFVLEEDEMIQFVSAVQMKGTEPDKEVAAPVPEAERRRQSAQEVRRSLPIFPYRDELVAAIARHQILVIEGETGSGKTTQIPQYLHEEGYTRQGLKIGITQPRRVAAMSVAARVAVEMGTKLGNEVGYSIRFEDCTSERTVLKYMTDGMLLREFLTEPDLGSYSVIMVDEAHERTLHTDVLFGLIKDIARFRPQLKVLVASATLDTQRFSAFFDQAPVFRIPGRRFPVDIYYTKAPEADYLEACVVSVLQIHVTQPPGDILVFLTGQEEIEACVELLQERCRRLGSRLAELLVLPIYANLPSDMQARIFEPTPPGARKVVVATNIAETSVTIDGIVYVLDPGFCKQKSYSARTGMESLVVTPCSRASANQRAGRAGRVAPGKCFRLYTAWAFQHELEETPVPEIQRADLGSLVLLLKSLGINDLIHFDFLDPPPHETLVLALEQLYALGALNHLGELTTLGRRMAELPVEPMLAKMILASEQYGCTEEVLTVAAMLSVNNAIFYRPKDKVLHADSARLGFHVPGGDHLVLLNVYNQWVASGHSLQWCYEHFVQARSLRRARDVREQLEGLMERVEVAPSSCAGDYGPVRKAITAGFFYHTARLTRGGYRTVKHQQTVFIHPNSSLFEEQPRWVLYHELVFTTKEFMRQVIEIDSGWLLEVAPHYYQAKELEDASARKMPKKVGKSREELG; from the exons atggcggcggcggcggcagcggccctGGAGCGGTGGGTATCCGGGGAGCTGCAGgcgctgctggggctgagcgGGCGGCACGTCCCCGCTTTCCTGGTGGCGCTGGCGCGGCGGAGCCGCAGCGTGGAGGAGCTGTTGGAGCGGCTGCGGGAGACAGAGGCGCTGCGTGTGGAGGAGCCGCGCGTGCGCGCCTTCGCGCGGGAGCTCTGGGAGAAG GTGCCCCGCGATGCCCCGCGGGAACCCCCGGGCCGAGCGGCCGAGCGGGCGGCGCTGGAGCTGCAACGCCGCAGCCAGGGCTACCGATTGGTCGACAGCGACGAGGAGGggccaggccccgcccccagctCCGCCCCTTCCCACGGCTCCGCCCCCAGCGCGGACGACGCTTCCCGCCGACGCCGACGGCACCTTCGACGACGACGCTCCGAGTCGCCCGAGGCCTCCAGCCCCTCGCCGACGTCCCTGCC GGCTCCGGAGCCCCCCGAGGAGCCGGAAGCGGAATGGGAAGCGTCAGAGCGGGAACGGCTGCGGGACCTGGAGGAACGCGACGCCTTCGCCGAGCGCCTGCGCCGCCGCGACCGCGACCGAACGCGCACCGTCCTCGCCCGCCCCGACGCCAAG gccTACGAAGAAGCCCAGAAACGCCTCAAAGTCGCCGAAGAAGATCAAAAAACCATG GTTCCCGAACTCCGGAAAAAATCCCGCCGGGAATATTTAGCGAAAAGGGAACGGGATAAGTTGGAAGAGCTGGAAGCGGAGATCGCGGACGAGGAATACCTCTTCGGGGAGGAGGCGCTGACGGGGGCGGAGCGGCGCGAGCTGGAGTACAAGCGGCGGGTGCGGGACCTGGCCCGCGAGTACAAACGGGCCGGCGAGAAGGAGAAGCTGGAGAAAAGCAACCGGTATTACATCCCCGAGGAGACGCGCGGCAAG AAGATCCCCGAGCGCGAGGAGACGacgggaggggaggaagagcgGATGGCCCCCCGGGACGAGCAGCGGCGATGGGAGGAGGAGCGAATCGGGGCGGCGTCCCTGAGGTTTGGGGCGCGCGATGCCGCCCGCCGTCAGCCCCCCAAAGATTACGACTTTGTGCTGGAGGAGGACGAGATGATCCAGTTCGTCAGCGCCGTGCAGATGAAGGGCACCGAGCCCGATAAG GAGGTGGCGGCGCCGGTGCCGGAGGCGGAGCGGCGGCGTCAGTCGGCGCAGGAGGTGCGGCGCAGCCTGCCCATCTTCCCCTACCGCGACGAGCTGGTGGCCGCCATCGCCCGGCACCAGATCTTGGTCATCGAGGGGGAGACCGGCTCCGGGAAAACCACCCAGATCCCCCAGTACCTGCACgaggag ggCTACACGCGCCAGGGGCTGAAGATCGGCATCACGCAGCCGCGACGCGTGGCCGCCATGAGCGTGGCCGCCCGCGTGGCCGTGGAGATGGGCACCAAGCTGGGCAACGAg GTGGGGTACAGCATCCGTTTCGAGGACTGCACCTCGGAGCGCACCGTGCTCAAGTACATGACGGACGGGATGCTGCTGCGGGAGTTCCTCACCGAGCCCGACCTCGGCTCCTACAG CGTGATCATGGTGGACGAGGCCCACGAGCGCACCCTGCACACCGACGTCCTGTTCGGGCTGATCAAGGACATCGCGCGGTTCCGTCCCCAGCTGAAGGTGCTGGTGGCCTCGGCCACCCTCGACACCCAGCGCTTCTCCGCCTTCTTCGACCAGGCCCCCGTCTTCCGCATCCCCGGGCGGCGCTTCCCCGTCGACATCTACTACACCAAG GCACCCGAGGCCGATTACCTGGAGGCGTGCGTGGTGTCGGTGCTGCAGATCCACGTCACCCAGCCCCCCGGGGACATCCTCGTCTTCCTCACCGGCCAG GAGGAGATCGAGGCCTGcgtggagctgctgcaggagcgcTGCCGCCGCCTGGGCTCCCGCCTGGCcgagctgctggtgctgcccaTCTACGCCAACCTGCCCTCCGACATGCAGGCCCGCATCTTCGAGCCCACCCCCCCCGGCGCCCGCAAG gTGGTGGTGGCCACCAACATCGCGGAGACATCGGTGACCATCGACGGGATCGTCTACGTGCTGGACCCCGGcttctgcaaacagaagagcTACAGCGCCCGCACCGGCATGGAGTCCCTGGTCGTCACCCCCTGCTCCCGG GCCTCGGCGAACCAGCGCGCTGGCCGGGCTGGCCGGGTGGCTCCCGGGAAGTGCTTCCGCCTCTACACGGCCTGGGCCTTCCAGCACGAGCTGGAGGAGACGCCGGTGCCCGAGATCCAACGCGCCGACCTGGGCTCCCTCGTCCTGCTCCTCAAGAGCCTCG gcaTCAACGACCTGATCCACTTCGACTTCCTGGACCCGCCGCCCCACGAGACGCTGGTGCTGGCGCTGGAGCAGCTCTACGCCCTGGGCGCCCTCAACCACCTGGGCGAGCTCACCAcg ctGGGCCGGCGCATGGCGGAGCTGCCGGTGGAGCCCATGTTGGCCAAGATGATCCTGGCCTCCGAGCA GTACGGCTGCACGGAGGAGGTGCTGACGGTGGCGGCCATGCTCTCGGTCAACAACGCCATCTTCTACCGGCCCAAGGACAAGGTGCTGCACGCCGACAGCGCCCGCCTGGGCTTCCACGTGCCCGGGGGGGACCACCTCGTCCTGCTCAACGTCTACAACcag TGGGTGGCCAGCGGCCATTCCCTGCAGTGGTGCTACGAGCACTTCGTGCAGGCGCGTTCCCTGCGCCGGGCGCGGGACGTGCgggagcagctggaggggcTGATGGAGCGCGTCGAGGTCGCCCCCTCCTCCTGCGCCGGCGACTACGGCCCCGTCCGCAAG GCCATCACCGCCGGCTTCTTCTACCACACGGCGCGGCTGACGCGGGGCGGTTACCGCACGGTGAAGCACCAGCAGACGGTTTTCATCCACCCCAACAGCTCCCTGTTCGAGGAGCAGCCGCGCTGGGTGCTCTACCACGAGCTCGTCTTCACCACCAAGGAGTTCATGCGGCAG GTGATCGAGATCGACAGCGGGTGGCTGCTGGAGGTGGCCCCCCATTACTACCAGGCCAAGGAGCTGGAGGACGCCAGCGCCCGCAAGATGCCCAAGAAGGTGGGCAAGAGCCGggaggagctgggctga
- the LOC129198228 gene encoding cell surface glycoprotein 1-like — protein sequence MEERDPTEADRDPPAIRDPTEERDPTAAREYPREAEALRDPTRHRDPLGASQDPMGADRDPTGTARDLLCRRDPVGPRDPTESGLTGADPGDPARTREADPMGDPAPMEDPVWDPMEADPDQADLDPRGGADPDRADPAHLKEDPVQDQDQGNPDRDPMEAAQDPTGDPDPMEDPVPTEDLDLMEAGQDPMGDRMEDPVQDRADPAPRGAADRDQADPDPTEAADPMGEAGLDQADLAPRGAADPKQAADRDPTGAAQDPTGAAQDPMGDRDPTGSLSPTGMIRDPLGNQDPTGAHQDLMGDQDPMENQDPRGVARDRMEDQDPRGVDRDLMADQDPMGVARDPRGVDRDLMGDQDPTGVDRDLTEGRDPRGVDRDLMADQDPMGVARDPRGVDQDLMGDRDPRGDRDPTGVDQALMADQDPTVVHRDPTVVDQDLTGGRDPTEGSGAPGVTARSLPVPTTVPVPTTAATTVPGPAPNIVPTPAPTTLPTPVPVPTAAEDDDDDDDDEEEEAEGRPPNLPPRGQAGTGGAPTAAAP from the exons ATGGAGGAGCGGGATCCTACGGAGGCGGATCGGGATCCTCCGGCAATTCGGGATCCTACGGAGGAGCGGGATCCTACAGCGGCTCGGGAGTATCCCAGGGAGGCGGAAGCTCTTCGGGATCCTACGCGTCACCGGGATCCCCTGGGGGCAAGCCAGGATCCTATGGGAGCAGACCGGGATCCCACGGGGACGGCTCGGGATCTTTTGTGTCGCCGGGATCCGGTGGGCCCTCGGGATCCTACGGAGTCGGGTCTTACGGGGGCGGATCCGGGAGACCCAGCTCGTACGCGGGAAGCGGATCCTATGGGGGATCCAGCTCCTATGGAGGATCCAGTTTGGGATCCTATGGAAGCGGATCCGGATCAGGCAGACCTGGATCCCAGGGGGGGAGCGGATCCGGATCGGGCAGACCCGGCTCATCTCAAGGAGGATCCAGTTCAGGATCAGGATCAGGGAAACCCGGATCGGGATCCTATGGAGGCAGCTCAGGATCCTACGGGGGATCCGGATCCTATGGAGGATCCAGTTCCTACGGAGGATCTGGATCTTATGGAGGCAGGCCAGGATCCTATGGGGGATCGTATGGAGGATCCAGTTCAGGATCGGGCAGACCCGGCTCCCAGGGGGGCAGCGGATCGGGATCAGGCAGACCCGGATCCCACGGAGGCAGCGGATCCCATGGGGGAAGCGGGTCTGGATCAGGCAGACCTGGCTCCCAGGGGGGCAGCGGATCCCAAGCAGGCAGCGGATCGGGATCCTACGGGAGCAGCTCAGGATCCTACGGGGGCAGCTCAGGATCCTATGGGGGATCGGGATCCTACGGGCTCCCTGAGTCCTACGGGGATGATTCGGGATCCTTTGGGGAATCAGGATCCTACGGGGGCTCATCAGGATCTTATGGGGGATCAGGATCCTATGGAGAATCAGGATCCCAGGGGGGTGGCTCGGGATCGTATGGAGGATCAGGATCCCAGGGGGGTGGATCGGGATCTTATGGCAGACCAGGATCCTATGGGGGTGGCTCGGGATCCCAGGGGAGTGGATCGGGATCTTATGGGGGATCAGGATCCTACGGGGGTGGATCGGGATCTTACGGAGGGTCGGGATCCCAGGGGGGTGGATCGGGATCTTATGGCAGACCAGGATCCTATGGGGGTGGCTCGGGATCCCAGGGGAGTGGATCAGGATCTTATGGGGGATCGGGATCCCAGGGGGGATCGGGATCCTACGGGGGTGGATCAGGCTCTTATGGCAGACCAGGATCCTACAGTGGTGCATCGGGATCCTACGGTGGTGGATCAGGATCTTACGGGGGGTCGGGATCCTACGGAGGGATCCGGCGCCCCGG gtgtCACCGCCCGCAGCCTGCCCGTCCCCACCaccgtccccgtccccaccaCCGCGGCCACCACCGTCCCCGGTCCTGCCCCCAATATCgtccccacccccgcccccaccaccctccccacccccgTCCCCGTGCCCACGGCGGCTGaggacgacgacgacgacgacgacgacgaaGAGGAGGAGGCCGAAGGCCGC CCCCCCAACCTGCCCCCCCGGGGCCAGGCTGGAACTGGGGGGGCCCCGACGGCTGCGGCCCCGTGA
- the PPP1R18 gene encoding phostensin has product MAVPGWKLQLLERRRREEEAARRREREQRDRAAQLPPWKRELLERRRAKAGAAAGGVPDGGSLALAPGLSRSAEGLERCGESEPPRGRVSRLLSRFAQRPPARSLSTEGLPESPPETSPNRHRTSGDEGCEGQGGAEGQQGVESHGVVKGHGLATGPGTVEGLGATKGVGAVEGQGTVEGQQAAETHRTPKGHALATSPGPVDGLGSTKGVGTAEGQGTAEGQQMAETHRTVKGHMLATSPGTAEGLGTTKDLGMAKARGSVKGVEGQGVAEGHRLAISPGTVEGQGTTKDLGTVETRGTVKGLGTVKGWGVAKGAGTAEGQGTVEGCRTVKGHGLATSPGTAEGLGTTKDLETVEGRGTTKGLGTVEGQGTVEGCRTAKGHALTTSPGTTEGQGTTKDLGTVEGQGTAEGQQAAETHRTPKGHALATSPGPVDGLGSTKGVGTAEGPGTTTDLGTVEGQGTVKGMVKSWKMVEGRGTPGPQGAAGGHDGAGTAEGQGSTKGSAPTASAVTSASPASPASPVSAMTPAQGRAEGGAVAGLGGGGGGSGPAAMRGAPRREPGPPPAHPALQRRSGNTITVRPRRGGTPNGPEGGSPSAAAPPTPPTPPVAPPGPPKKRYPTAEEIQVIGGYLALPRSCLAKNDPHRKKLKIWFSERELERTFCYPSEGAALAAWGPPEETPPTPAPPSVPDEDEDEDEPPPVRGLPGGLRARALLVDESCRR; this is encoded by the exons ATGGCGGTGCCGGGTTggaagctgcagctgctggaacGGCGCCGGCGGGAGGAGGAAGCGGCTCGACGGCGCGAGCGGGAGCAGCGGGACCGGGCGGCCCAGTTGCCCCCTTGGAAGCGAGAGCTGCTGGAACGGCGTCGAGCCAAAgcgggggcggccgcggggggggtccccgacGGGGGGTCGCTGGCGTTGGCGCCGGGGCTGAGCCGGAGCGCCGAGGGGTTGGAGCGCTGCGGGGAGAGCGAACCCCCCCGGGGTCGCGTCAGTCGCCTGCTCAGCCGCTTCGCCCAGCGACCCCCTGCCCGCTCGCTCAGCACCGAGGGGCTCCCCGAGAGCCCCCCCGAGACGTCCCCCAACCGCCATCGTACCTCGGGGGACGAGGGGTGCGAGGGGCAGGGGGGCGCGGAGGGGCAGCAGGGGGTCGAGAGCCACGGGGTGGTCAAGGGACACGGGTTGGCCACCGGCCCGGGCACGGTTGAGGGTCTGGGGGCAACCAAGGGCGTGGGGGCAGTTGAGGGACAGGGGACAGTTGAGGGACAGCAGGCGGCCGAGACCCACAGGACGCCCAAGGGCCACGCGTTGGCCACCAGCCCGGGGCCGGTTGATGGTTTGGGGTCAACCAAAGGCGTGGGGACGGCCGAGGGCCAGGGGACGGCTGAGGGACAGCAGATGGCCGAGACCCACAGGACGGTCAAGGGCCACATGTTGGCCACCAGCCCGGGGACGGCCGAGGGTCTGGGGACAACCAAGGACCTGGGGATGGCCAAGGCGCGGGGGTCAGTCAAGGGTGTGGAGGGACAGGGGGTGGCTGAGGGCCACAGGTTGGCCATCAGCCCGGGGACGGTGGAGGGACAGGGGACAACCAAGGACCTGGGGACGGTTGAGACACGGGGGACAGTCAAGGGCCTTGGGACGGTCAAGGGATGGGGCGTAGCCAAGGGTGCGGGGACGGCCGAGGGACAGGGGACGGTGGAGGGCTGTAGGACGGTCAAGGGTCATGGGTTGGCCACCAGCCCGGGGACAGCTGAAGGTCTGGGGACAACCAAGGACCTGGAGACGGTTGAGGGACGGGGGACAACCAAGGGCTTGGGGACGGTTGAGGGACAAGGGACTGTCGAGGGCTGTAGGACGGCCAAGGGCCACGCGTTGACCACCAGCCCAGGGACGACCGAGGGTCAGGGGACAACCAAGGACCTGGGGACAGTTGAGGGCCAGGGGACGGCTGAGGGACAGCAGGCGGCCGAGACCCACAGGACGCCCAAGGGCCACGCGTTGGCCACCAGCCCGGGGCCGGTTGACGGTTTGGGGTCAACCAAAGGTGTGGGGACGGCCGAGGGTCCGGGGACCACCACGGACCTGGGGACAGTTGAGGGCCAGGGGACGGTCAAGGGCATGGTCAAGAGCTGGAAGATGGTGGAGGGCCGGGGGACGCCAGGGCCGCAGGGGGCGGCGGGTGGCCACGACGGCGCCGGCACGGCCGAGGGCCAAGGCTCAACCAAGGGTTCCGCGCCCACCGCCTCGGCCGTGACGTCGGCGTCGCCCGCCTCGCCCGCCTCGCCCGTGTCGGCCATGACGCCCGCTCAGGGGCGTGCGGAGGGCGGGGCcgtggcggggctggggggcgggggggggggcagcgggccGGCGGCCATGCGAGGGGCTCCCCGTCGCGagcccgggccccccccggcccacCCGGCCTTGCAACGCCGTAGCGGTAACACCATCACGGTGCGACCCCGGCGGGGGGGGACGCCCAACGGTCCCGAGGGCGGGTCCCCATCAGCCGCTgcccccccgacaccccccacccccccggttGCTCCCCCGGGGCCCCCCAAGAAGCGATACCCCACGGCCGAGGAGATCCAGGTCATCGGCGGGTACCTGGCCCTGCCCCGCTCCTGCCTGGCCAAGAACGACCCCCACCGCAAGAAG ctgaaGATTTGGTTCAGCGAGCGGGAGCTGGAGCGCACCTTCTGTTACCCCTCGGAGGGGGCAGCGCTGGCGGCCTGGGGCCCCCCCGAAgagacaccccccacccccgcacCCCCCTCGGTCCCcgatgaggatgaggatgaagaCGAACCCCCCCCAGTgagggggctgccgggggggcTGAGAGCCCGCGCCCTGCTCGTGG atgaGTCCTGCCGGCGGTAA
- the LOC129198225 gene encoding putative surface-exposed virulence protein BigA — MAEGCSHAVPPRPLPGDVTADPDLPWGQAGGVPAAGGDTGVPAVTVTPWAGGITITVTAAPADEDTGDDGDVPVRRDAGRGGAPCDEDVGDGDAPAPGDEDDGDKDVTAVGDAGGGERRGPPLLGEDVGDGGGTAPGDAGVEDFGDGDVGDGGGTTPGDVGDGDTPVPGDVTTVKDVGDGGGTVLGGVGVKDFGDGDVGDGGVTAPGDTDRGEVLTPRDGGDGDVTAPGDAGDVCTAGGITITVTAPPAEDEDASSGDEGGPSDDGAADVTAGLPGERVPRDVAESGDVAADRPGAVTAGGDIPSALPGDVPAGDVIRGDIVFSVPGDVTAEDDVAPSVPGDDVVVDLINRDDVTSFLPEEALAGDVITKADVTSSLPEDDVAGGVIPGSDLTGAITAGDVFAAEITARPDVTSAPPGAELADDVMPRNDLTDDVITRDTIPSSPSGDICADDVITSHDLIPRLPGADPAVDIIPGGDLTNDIIAFSVPGDIPAGDVIAMDDVTSSLPAAGQEVKPAVDLTGDVTSANDGDASAWRDFADDVIPEDDITSFMPSAIAGRDVAPKGDVRDDVTRGPDLGDILGGDVASSLPGALSGRDVSPERDITDDVSPEEEQLLPAVKDPVRPGDDLTDDITTDVPTEGGGGRGDAPAAPQPQTPPPGCPLVFLALVCLLLALLLLAGVFAAVHYVKVFIISSAAFSVPGAESFP; from the exons ATGGCCGAGGGCTGTTCCCACGCcgtccccccccgtcccctccccggggaCGTCACCGCGGACCCCGACCTtccctggggccaggctggaggcgtccccgcggcggggggTGACACCGGCGTCCCTGCGGTCACCGTCACCCCCTGGGCCGGCGGCATCACCATCACCGTCACAGCAGCCCCGGCCGACGAGGACACCGGGGACGACGGGGACGTCCCGGTCAGGAGGGACGCGGGGCGCGGGGGTGCCCCGTGTGACGAGGACGTGGGGGACGGGGACGCGCCAGCCCCCGGGGACGAGGATGACGGCGACAAGGATGTCACGGCCGTAGGGGACGCGGGCGGCGGAGAGCGGCGTGGGCCACCCCTCCTGGGCGAGGATGTCGGGGACGGGGGTGGCACCGCCCCGGGGGACGCTGGGGTCGAGGATTTTGGGGACGGGGACGTTGGGGATGGGGGTGGCACCACCCCAGGGGACgttggggatggggacaccccgGTTCCCGGGGATGTCACCACTGTGAAGGACGTCGGGGACGGGGGTGGCACCGTCCTGGGGGGCGTTGGGGTCAAGGATTTTGGGGACGGGGACGTTGGGGATGGGGGTGTCACTGCCCCAGGGGACACGGACAGGGGGGAGGTCCTGACCCCGAGGGACGGTGGGGACGGTGATGTCACCGCCCCAGGGGACGCTGGGGACGTCTGCACGGCCGGTGGCATCACCATCACGGTGACGGCCCCCCCTGCGGAGGACGAGGACGCGTCCAGCGGGGATGAGGGCGGCCCCAGCGATGACGGCGCCGCTGATGTCACCGCCGGCCTCCCCGGGGAGCGCGTCCCTCGTGACGTCGCGGAGAGCGGTGACGTCGCAGCCGACCGCCCCGGTGCCGTCACCGCAGGGGGCGACATCCCCTCCGCTCTCCCTGGGGATGTCCCTGCTGGTGACGTCATCAGGGGTGACATCGTCTTCTCCGTCCCTGGTGATGTCACAGCTGAGGATGATGTCGCTCCCTCAGTCCCTGGGGATGACGTCGTTGTTGACCTTATCAACAGAGATGACGTCACTTCCTTTCTCCCTGAGGAAGCCCTCGCTGGTGACGTCATCACCAAGGCTGATGTCACCTCCTCCCTTCCTGAGGATGACGTGGCTGGTGGCGTCATCCCTGGGAGTGACCTCACGGGCGCCATCACCGCTGGGGACGtctttgctgctgaaataaCCGCCAGGCCTGATGTCACTTCCGCCCCTCCTGGGGCTGAGCTCGCTGATGACGTCATGCCCAGAAATGACCTCACTGATGACGTCATCACCAGGGACACcatcccttcttccccctctgGGGATATCTGTGCTGATGATGTCATCACCAGTCACGATCTTATTCCTCGTCTTCCTGGGGCTGACCCTGCTGTTGACATCATCCCCGGGGGTGACCTCACTAATGACATCATCGCGTTTTCTGTGCCTGGGGATATCCCTGCCGGTGACGTCATTGCCATGGATGATGTCacttcctccctgcctgctgctggccaggaaGTCAAACCTGCCGTTGACCTCACTGGTGACGTCACCTCTGCGAACGATGGTGACGCCTCTGCTTGGCGTGACTTCGCTGATGATGTCATACCCGAGGATGACATCACTTCCTTCATGCCCAGCGCTATTGCTGGACGTGACGTCGCTCCCAAGGGCGATGTCAGAGATGATGTCACACGAGGACCTGACCTTGGTGACATCCTCGGGGGCGACGTCGCCTCCTCCCTCCCGGGAGCCCTCTCTGGCCGTGATGTCAGCCCTGAGCGTGACATCACGGATGACgtcagccctgaggaggagcaACTGCTCCCCGCTGTTAAAGACCCCGTCCGCCCCGGTGATGACCTCACCGATGACATCACCACCGATGTGCCCACAGAGGGTGGCGGCGGCCGAGGTGACGCCCCAG ccgccccccagccccagacgccccccccgggctgcccccTCGTCTTCCTCGCCCTCGTCTGCCTCCTcctcgccctcctcctcctcgccggGGTCTTCGCG gccgtCCATTACGTCAAGGTCTTCATCATCAGCTCGGCCGCCTTCTCCGTGCCGGGGGCCGAATCCTTCCCATGA
- the LOC129198226 gene encoding LOW QUALITY PROTEIN: uncharacterized protein LOC129198226 (The sequence of the model RefSeq protein was modified relative to this genomic sequence to represent the inferred CDS: substituted 3 bases at 3 genomic stop codons), translating to MSLVSPESCCPQTRRDVPNILVSPKPSPMTPVTPNPPXCPQTFPNVPNVPVSPNPPXCPRCPQALPNVSNVPTDVPNILVSPNPPXCPRCPQALPNLPKPSLMFRMSILVSPNPP from the exons ATGTCCTTGGTATCCCCAGAGTCCTGCTGTCCCCAAACTCGCCGTGATGTCCCCAACATCTTGGTGTCCCCCAAACCTTCCCCAATGACACCTGTGACCCCAAACcctccctgatgtccccaaaCCTTCCCCAATGTCCCCAATGTCCCGGTATCCCCAAATCCTCCCTGATGTCCTCGGTGTCCCCAAGCCCTCCCCAATGTCTCCAATGTCCCCA ctgatgtccccaacATCTTGGTATCCCCAAATCCTCCCTGATGTCCTCGGTGTCCCCAAGCCCTCCCCAAT ctccccaaaccctccctgATGTTCCGCATGTCCATCTTGGTGTCCCCAAACCCTCCATGA